Part of the Paenibacillus sp. FSL R7-0273 genome is shown below.
TGTGGTGGATCACATCGGTGCAGGCCAGGTGTCTGGTGTTACGGTCGGCGCTTATGAGGCGGTCCGGCTGATGACGGGAGCGGCGCTTCCGGCAGGTGCGGATGCGGTAGTCATGTTCGAGCAGACGGCTGAAGCAGGTCCGCTGGGCTTTACGATCCGAAAAGCCTTTGCAGCCGGTGAGAATCTGTCCCTGCAGGGTGAGGATATGCAGGCAGGTGAACAGATTATCCCGGCAGGCAGCTTCATCCAGCCCGGCACGATTGCGCTGCTGGCCACGTTTGGATACTCGCAGGTTAAGGTGGCCAGGCGTCCGGTTGTCGGTATCCTGTCCACAGGAACAGAGCTGCTGGACGTCGCTTCTCCGCTGGAGCCCGGCAAAATCCGCAACAGCAACGGTCCGATGATCGCCGCCCAGCTGGCCCGGATGGGCCTTCCGTTCAGAATGTATGAGACTGCAGCAGATCAGCTGGAGGAAAGCCTGCTGACAGTCGGGCGGGCGCTCTCGGAAACCGATTGCCTTATTACTACAGGCGGGGTTTCCGTCGGTGATTATGATTACCTGCCTGAAATCTATGCCCGTATCGGGGCAGAGGTGCTGTTCAACAAGGTCGCGATGCGTCCGGGCAGCGTAACAACGGTTGCAGTCTCGGGCGGCAAATGCCTGTTCGGGCTGTCCGGCAATCCTTCAGCCTGCTTTACCGGCTTTGAGCTGTTTGTGCGGCCTGCTCTGCTGCAAATGACCGGGGCGGAAAAGGTATATCTGCCGTATACCAAGGCGGTGCTTGCCGAGGATTTCTCGAAGGCCAATCCGTTCACGCGGTTTATCCGGGCGGTGTATGACGGCTTTTCGGTCCGGCCTGCCGGATTCAATAAATCCAATGCCGTATCCTCAATCGCACGGGGGAATTCCCTGATTGTGCTGCCGGGAGGGACGAGGGGCTATACTGCGGGCACTGCTGTGGACGTGCTGCTGCTTGGCGTTGAAGAAGGAACAGAGGAATGGCTGCTGTAAGCCTGCAGGAAAGGAGAACCAGACAGATGAGAACATTACCCGTACAGGATCAATTGCGCCGTCCGATCCGCGATCTGCGGATTTCCGTAACAGACCGGTGCAATTTCAGGTGCTCCTACTGCATGCCCAAAGAGCTGTTCGGCGATGATTATGCGTTTCTACCGGCCGGTGAGCTGCTGACCTTTGATGAAATCAGCCGGCTGACCAACCTGTTCATCTCCCTGGGTGTGACCAAAATCCGCCTGACCGGCGGCGAACCGCTCCTGCGGCGTGAGCTGCCTGTACTCGTTGAAGGGCTGCGTGCTATGGACGGGGTGAAGGATATGGGTCTAACCACTAACGGAGTATTGCTGGGCCAGCAGGCAGAGCCGTTATATGCTGCAGGACTGCGCAGGCTTAATGTCAGCCTCGATGCACTGGATCCTGAACTGTTCGGGCAAATGAACGGGCGGGGGTTGAAATCCGGCGTTATTCTGAAGAACATCGAGCATGCGGTAAATACCGGGTTCGAGGTTAAGGTGAATATGGTAGTGCAGCGGGGTGTCAATGAATCGCAGATTGAACCGATGGCCCGTTATTTCAAGGAAAAGCAGATTACCCTGCGCTTCATTGAATTCATGGATGTCGGCAATGACAACGGCTGGAGCTTCAAGAAGGTGGTCACCAAAAAGGAAATACTGGAGCGCCTCCAAAGCAGCTTTGAAATGGAGGCGCTTGGACATAGTTACTTCGGTGAAGTTGCTGAACGTTACCGTTACAAGGACAGCGGGGCAGAGGTCGGCTTTATTACTTCTGTCTCAGAATCATTCTGCTCTTCCTGTACGCGGGCCAGATTGTCTTCCGACGGGAAATTCTACACCTGTCTGTTCGCTTCCACCGGTCTGGACCTTAGAGCTATGCTCCGCAGCGGAGCAGATGACTACAGCCTGCTGAAGGCGATCCGGACGGTGTGGGAGCAGCGGAGCGACCGTTACTCCGATGAACGGACAGAGCAGACTGCCCGCAGCCGGACGAAGATCGGCATGTCCTATATCGGAGGCTAGGCTGCAGGCAGGAGAATCAGCTGTTAATGGAGCCGGACTGGAGATCGTTTTTGGCTGACTCGAAATTTCCCGAGCCTACCCGGCGGCGGATTTCTTCCTCAGTGAGCGGCTGGCCGATTGAGCCGGTCGGAATGGCTTCTGTGCCTTCATCCACTGCCGCCCGCTCTACCCTGGCAAAGCCGGCGTTTGTTCTGCGGCCGATTTGCTCGCGTTCTTCACGTGTGAGATGGACCTGCTGTTCGGTATCTTTTGCCAATGGAGATCATCCTCTCAGGTATAATCTATCACAACATGTTACCCATAATCTGTTATCCGTAAAACATATTCATTAGACAGGAGACGAATTGTACCTATGAACGGAGCCCAGCTGCTGATTCAGATGCTGATCGAAAAAGATGTGGAGACGATATTCGGATACCCGGGCGGAGCCGTACTGCCCTTGTATGATGCGTTATATGATTGTGACAGGATACAGCATGTTCTGGTCCGGCACGAGCAGGCGGCTGTACATGCCGCAGATGGTTATGCCCGGGCCACAGGACTCACTGGTGTTGCGCTGGTTACAAGCGGGCCGGGGGCCACTAATGCCGTGACCGGTATTGCTACGGCGTTCATGGATTCTGTTCCGCTGATTGTCTTTACCGGGCAGGTGTCAACAGAGCTTATCGGCCTGGACAGCTTTCAGGAAGTGGATATTTACGGGATGACGATGCCGATCACCAAACATAATTATATTGTAAGGGAAATCGCAGATCTGCCGAGGATTATACATGAAGCCTTTTATGTAGCGGCAACAGGACGGCCCGGCCCGGTTCTGATTGACCTGCCCAAGAATGTGATGAATGCGGAGGTGCCGGACAGCTGTTATACTGCGGAAACGATGAACCTGCCTTATATCCGCGGTTATCAGCCGGACCATTCCATTCTTCAGGCTGATGTCCGGCTGGCGGCGGAGGAGCTAAGCAGCGCACAGCGTCCGCTTATTCTCATCGGCGGGGGCTGCATGACTGATAATACGCCTGCGCTAATCAAGGCGTTTGCCGAGCAGTACCATTTGCCTGTAGCCAGTACCCTGATGGGTCTCGGCGCCTTTCCGTCAGGGCATCCGCTGCATCTGGGCATGGTCGGGATGCACGGCAGTGTAGCTGCGAACCGCGCCTTGCAGAGCGCTGATGTGGTGCTGTGCCTCGGCGTCCGGTTCAGTGACCGTGTCACCGGCAACCGCAAGGCCTTTTCACCGGATTCCTACAAAATCCAGGTGGATATCGATACCTCCGAGCTGAACAAGAACATTCAGATCGACCTTGCCATTACCGGCTCCTGTGGTGAAATGCTGGAACGGCTGACGGGTAATGTACATACAGCAGACAGGCAGGAATGGGAGCGGCAGATTCAGGACTGGCGCAGCCGTTCGGCAAAAGTGAAACGCAAGAAGGAGCAGAAGCTGGCCCCGCAGGAAGTGATCGCCTGCCTGCAGAATGCCTCTGACGGAGATGCCATTATCGCTACAGATGTAGGCCAGCATCAGATATGGACTGCAACCCATTATCAATTTTCCCGGCCGCGTTCGTTCCTGACCTCCGGCGGGCTGGGCACAATGGGGTATGGCCTGCCGGCTGCCATCGGTGCTGCGGTTGCTTATCCGGACCGTCCGGTGATCTGTATCACCGGAGACGGAAGCATTCAGATGAATATGCAGGAAATGATGACCGCTGTTGATCTGAATCTGAATGTCAAAATCGCCATCTTCAAAAACGGCTATCTCGGCATGGTGAGACAGTGGCAGCAGCTGTTCCTCGGCAAGCGCTACTCCTCGGTACGGATCAGCTCACCGGACTTCGTTGCCCTTGCCAAGTCGTTCGGGGCTCATGGCTTCAGTGCGCGTTCACTGGATGAGGCTGAGCAGATGATCGATCTCGCGCTTCATACGGAAGGCCTTGTGATTATGGAATTCGATATAACCGAGGAGACGAATGTGTATCCGATCGTACCGCCGGGCTCAAGCAATCAGGATATGATTGTGGAATAGACATGAAACTCCTGCATTACAAAAAAAGGATGCTTTGCTATCGAAACGCCGATAGAAAAGCATCCTTTTTATTGTTCGCCTGCAGACTCTAGAAATAAAAAACCAGCACGGCTGCGTACAGCATGGCCGAAAAACCAATCTCGGTTATCCCGGTACGTTTGGCTGTAATCCCTGTCTTCGGCAGAATGGCAGCCCGGAGCAGCAGAACAAGCAGAGGCACAAACAGCGAGGGGAACAGCAGCAGGCCTGCCGCTGCAACCAGCAGATGATAAGCAACGGATACATAATAATAGCGGACATTGTTCCGTTCCCGGATGATTGTTTTAACATACAAGGCAGTGCCGGTGAAGTATAGGGCGGACAAGAGGAACAGCTCTGTGGCGGTCCGCCAGCTCTCTCCCTGACCGACATAGAAGACCGGATAAATGATCAGGGAAAAGGCTATGATCGCTGAGATGTCGTTAACGAGGGCGCGTTCATTTTTTGTTTTGGCAAAATAGAGATTGACCGCAAAGAGCGGCAGCAGCGGGAGTACAAACCAGATCAGCTCAGGCTCGGCGATAACCAGATAGGCAACAAACGGGATCAGCAGAAGCCCGTACAGCTTGAGCGGCTTGGCATAACGCTGGAATTTACCGGTCTTGACCCCCTGCAGCAGCGGGAAGCTGAACAGATAAATCAGCAGCCAGCAGATGAACAACGGAATATGTATGGCTTTTCCTGCAGATGATGCAACTCCAAACAGAAAAGGAAGGATCAGCATGGCCCAGGCTCCGTGCTGGTTAGGGATATACTTCCTCATTTAAATATCTCCTCCTAAGGGAAGCTGTTATGACAGGGCTGAGTACAATCAGCCTCAATTTATTATAACTCCTGTCATGACAGTGCTATAGTGACCGGAAACACAGCTGCATTTTGCAGTATATAATTGTTTGCAATTTATCCATTGACAGAGAAGCCGATCACTCCTTTATCGACGCAATTCACATCGTATGTTATTATGATACCCTGATAACGTGTTAACGAACTAAAGCGCGTGTGGACATTTTAATTTTACTAGGGGGATTAGAGAGATGAGACGCAAGGGACTATGGATTCTTTTAACGGTAATGATTATAGCGGTGCTGGCAGGCTGCTCCGGCTCGGGGAAAGATGATAACAAGCTGGTCATCGGAATTGATGATAAGTTCGCGCCGATGGGCTTCCGTGATGAGAACAATGAAATTGTCGGCTTCGATATTGACTATGCCAAGGCTGCTGCCGAAAAAATGGGCAAAGAGGTTACCTTCCAGCCGATCGACTGGTCAGCCAAGGAATCGGAGCTGAACAGCGGACGTATTGATATGATCTGGAACGGATACACGATTACTGATGAGCGTAAGGAAAAGGTGCTGTTCACCAGACCCTACCTGGAAAACAGCCAGGTGGTAGTTGTGCTTGCCGATTCCACGCTGACAGCACTTGCGGATCTTGCCGGCAAGGAACTCGGGCTGCAGAGCCTGTCGTCCGCAGCTGACGCACT
Proteins encoded:
- a CDS encoding molybdopterin molybdotransferase MoeA; this translates as MKVEKTRNPVSVAEAVARVIAKAGRTGTESVPLAESYGRILAEPLTATHDVPHFTRSPYDGYAIRSADSAEASGGSRVQFNVVDHIGAGQVSGVTVGAYEAVRLMTGAALPAGADAVVMFEQTAEAGPLGFTIRKAFAAGENLSLQGEDMQAGEQIIPAGSFIQPGTIALLATFGYSQVKVARRPVVGILSTGTELLDVASPLEPGKIRNSNGPMIAAQLARMGLPFRMYETAADQLEESLLTVGRALSETDCLITTGGVSVGDYDYLPEIYARIGAEVLFNKVAMRPGSVTTVAVSGGKCLFGLSGNPSACFTGFELFVRPALLQMTGAEKVYLPYTKAVLAEDFSKANPFTRFIRAVYDGFSVRPAGFNKSNAVSSIARGNSLIVLPGGTRGYTAGTAVDVLLLGVEEGTEEWLL
- a CDS encoding amino acid ABC transporter substrate-binding protein — its product is MRRKGLWILLTVMIIAVLAGCSGSGKDDNKLVIGIDDKFAPMGFRDENNEIVGFDIDYAKAAAEKMGKEVTFQPIDWSAKESELNSGRIDMIWNGYTITDERKEKVLFTRPYLENSQVVVVLADSTLTALADLAGKELGLQSLSSAADALDASPVKAEVAGVSEFPDNVLALTDLKSGRLDGVVIDEVVARYYMSIEQNTYKLLDESLAPEQYGIGIKKDNQALLDELQKALDELSSDGTAAEISTKWFGENKVLN
- a CDS encoding YwiC-like family protein, with product MRKYIPNQHGAWAMLILPFLFGVASSAGKAIHIPLFICWLLIYLFSFPLLQGVKTGKFQRYAKPLKLYGLLLIPFVAYLVIAEPELIWFVLPLLPLFAVNLYFAKTKNERALVNDISAIIAFSLIIYPVFYVGQGESWRTATELFLLSALYFTGTALYVKTIIRERNNVRYYYVSVAYHLLVAAAGLLLFPSLFVPLLVLLLRAAILPKTGITAKRTGITEIGFSAMLYAAVLVFYF
- the moaA gene encoding GTP 3',8-cyclase MoaA; protein product: MRTLPVQDQLRRPIRDLRISVTDRCNFRCSYCMPKELFGDDYAFLPAGELLTFDEISRLTNLFISLGVTKIRLTGGEPLLRRELPVLVEGLRAMDGVKDMGLTTNGVLLGQQAEPLYAAGLRRLNVSLDALDPELFGQMNGRGLKSGVILKNIEHAVNTGFEVKVNMVVQRGVNESQIEPMARYFKEKQITLRFIEFMDVGNDNGWSFKKVVTKKEILERLQSSFEMEALGHSYFGEVAERYRYKDSGAEVGFITSVSESFCSSCTRARLSSDGKFYTCLFASTGLDLRAMLRSGADDYSLLKAIRTVWEQRSDRYSDERTEQTARSRTKIGMSYIGG
- the ilvB gene encoding biosynthetic-type acetolactate synthase large subunit; this encodes MNGAQLLIQMLIEKDVETIFGYPGGAVLPLYDALYDCDRIQHVLVRHEQAAVHAADGYARATGLTGVALVTSGPGATNAVTGIATAFMDSVPLIVFTGQVSTELIGLDSFQEVDIYGMTMPITKHNYIVREIADLPRIIHEAFYVAATGRPGPVLIDLPKNVMNAEVPDSCYTAETMNLPYIRGYQPDHSILQADVRLAAEELSSAQRPLILIGGGCMTDNTPALIKAFAEQYHLPVASTLMGLGAFPSGHPLHLGMVGMHGSVAANRALQSADVVLCLGVRFSDRVTGNRKAFSPDSYKIQVDIDTSELNKNIQIDLAITGSCGEMLERLTGNVHTADRQEWERQIQDWRSRSAKVKRKKEQKLAPQEVIACLQNASDGDAIIATDVGQHQIWTATHYQFSRPRSFLTSGGLGTMGYGLPAAIGAAVAYPDRPVICITGDGSIQMNMQEMMTAVDLNLNVKIAIFKNGYLGMVRQWQQLFLGKRYSSVRISSPDFVALAKSFGAHGFSARSLDEAEQMIDLALHTEGLVIMEFDITEETNVYPIVPPGSSNQDMIVE